One Panicum virgatum strain AP13 chromosome 3N, P.virgatum_v5, whole genome shotgun sequence DNA segment encodes these proteins:
- the LOC120664972 gene encoding ubiquitin carboxyl-terminal hydrolase 25-like isoform X2: MPLFAEHFRWGRQEDAHEFLRYVVDACHTAGLRLRKRLPAAVANGNCGEEEGRGQGMCMIMRETFGGALLSQVKCLVCKGESNKTDEIMDISLDLPGSSSVGDALACFFQPEILEGANKYSCERCKKLTSARKQMFLLRAPKVLVIQLKRFEGINGGKINRSIEFKEALVLSDFMYNKNQDSHPAYNLFGCIVHSGLSPESGHYYAYVKDAVGRWFCCNDSHVSLSSSQNVLSEKVYILFYILNSKNQKPSPNGCSSTAAKPFSTNGSGISSSSPNETLKIPLVKQNGSCSTKGNALLPLKNGKIASGPLIKPIHFKNSGTEKVKSNGKENLPSKMNPEVNESAIPSESNGCKTGKFAEPSKKDANGTMSCGKIDDHSERILQDANGNGHLIRSQYLGEASNGNATCAQQYSEQSSGAVTSKSPVSHHEESAKVKDMVNSSKDSMHLKRQHEEDKFKEVLAASASSELRLSVWVDDVGNFMRSLKRRRIQNTGIPQDIDAMRKQLKSDSERIFRSKVPESLVESLIQRLRSYFEGIYSPNA, from the exons ATGCCCCTGTTCGCCGAGCACTTCAGATGGGGGCGCCAGGAGGATGCGCATGAGTTCCTCCGCTATGTTGTAGACGCCTGTCACACTGCTGGTCTCCGCCTGCGCAAGCGGCTACCTGCGGCAGTTGCCAATGGAAACTGTGGTGAGGAGGAGGGCCGGGGGCAGGGTATGTGTATGATTATGAGGGAGACATTTGGTGGGGCACTGCTTAGCCAGGTGAAGTGTCTTGTGTGCAAGGGAGAGTCAAACAAGACAGACGAGATAATGGATATCAGTCTCGATCTACCTGGGAGCAGTTCTGTTGGTGATGCCCTTGCCTGCTTCTTTCAGCCGGAGATCTTGGAGGGTGCAAACAAATATAGTTGCGAAAG GTGCAAAAAGCTCACCTCAGCACGGAAGCAAATGTTTCTACTCAGGGCACCTAAGGTGCTTGTCATACAACTCAAG AGGTTTGAGGGGATAAATGGTGGAAAGATCAACAGGAGTATAGAATTCAAGGAGGCTCTTGTTCTTTCTGACTTCATGTATAATAAAAACCAG GATTCACATCCAGCATATAATCTTTTTGGTTGTATCGTCCACTCGGGGCTCTCCCCTGAGTCTGGTCACTACTATGCGTATGTTAAG GATGCCGTTGGTCGATGGTTTTGTTGTAACGATTCTCATGTCTCCCTATCAAGCTCTCAGAATGTTTTGTCTGAGAAGGTCTATATCCTATTTTATATACTGAATTCGAAAAATCAAAAGCCTAGTCCAAATGGTTGCTCTTCTACTGCAGCTAAACCTTTCAGCACCAATGGAAGTGGCATATCAAGCTCCTCACCTAATGAGACCTTGAAGATACCTTTGGTAAAACAGAATGGTTCATGTTCTACCAAAGGTAATGCCCTGCTGCCCCTGAAGAATGGCAAGATTGCATCAGGTCCACTTATCAAGCCGATTCACTTTAAGAATAGTGGGACAGAGAAAGTTAAGTCAAATGGTAAAGAAAACCTCCCTTCAAAAATGAACCCAGAAGTTAATGAGAGTGCTATACCATCAGAATCAAATGGGTGCAAGACTGGAAAATTTGCGGAACCCAGTAAAAAGGATGCCAATGGTACTATGTCTTGTGGAAAGATTGATGATCATTCAGAAAGAATATTGCAGGATGCAAATGGAAATGGCCACCTGATTCGTTCCCAATATCTTGGCGAGGCCAGTAATGGTAATGCCACATGTGCTCAACAGTATTCTGAGCAGTCATCTGGTGCTGTTACCTCTAAAAGTCCAGTTTCACACCATGAAGAGTCTGCTAAGGTAAAGGATATGGTGAACTCATCCAAGGATAGCATGCACCTGAAACGCCAACATGAAGAAGACAAGTTTAAGGAAGT GCTTGCTGCGTCAGCTTCTTCTGAGCTTCGGCTGTCTGTTTGGGTGGATGATGTCGGTAATTTTATGCGCTCACTAAAGAGACGGCGAATTCAAAACACAGGCATTCCTCAAGATATTGATGCAATGAG GAAGCAGCTAAAATCAGATTCTGAAAGAATATTTAGGTCAAAAGTTCCGGAGTCACTGGTGGAAAGTCTCATTCAGCGCCTTCGATCATACTTTGAGGGCATATATTCGCCGAATGCTTAA
- the LOC120664972 gene encoding ubiquitin carboxyl-terminal hydrolase 25-like isoform X1, with product MAPTAEPPSPPPPRRPRTGPPPGLKNLGNTCYLNSVLQCLASTPPLATFCLASRHSNLCKKVFPNRDKECAFCVLERQIARLQRADAGALDSPAKIIRCMPLFAEHFRWGRQEDAHEFLRYVVDACHTAGLRLRKRLPAAVANGNCGEEEGRGQGMCMIMRETFGGALLSQVKCLVCKGESNKTDEIMDISLDLPGSSSVGDALACFFQPEILEGANKYSCERCKKLTSARKQMFLLRAPKVLVIQLKRFEGINGGKINRSIEFKEALVLSDFMYNKNQDSHPAYNLFGCIVHSGLSPESGHYYAYVKDAVGRWFCCNDSHVSLSSSQNVLSEKVYILFYILNSKNQKPSPNGCSSTAAKPFSTNGSGISSSSPNETLKIPLVKQNGSCSTKGNALLPLKNGKIASGPLIKPIHFKNSGTEKVKSNGKENLPSKMNPEVNESAIPSESNGCKTGKFAEPSKKDANGTMSCGKIDDHSERILQDANGNGHLIRSQYLGEASNGNATCAQQYSEQSSGAVTSKSPVSHHEESAKVKDMVNSSKDSMHLKRQHEEDKFKEVLAASASSELRLSVWVDDVGNFMRSLKRRRIQNTGIPQDIDAMRKQLKSDSERIFRSKVPESLVESLIQRLRSYFEGIYSPNA from the exons ATGGCCCCGACCGCGGAGccaccttcgccgccgccgccgcggcgcccccgCACGGGCCCGCCCCCGGGGCTGAAAAACCTCGGCAACACCTGCTACCTCAACAGCGTCCTCCAGTGCCTCGCGTCCACGCCGCCCCTCGCCACGTTCTGCCTCGCCTCGCGCCACTCCAACCTGT GCAAGAAGGTATTCCCGAACAGGGACAAGGAGTGTGCATTCTGCGTGCTCGAGCGCCAGATCGCGCGGCTTCAACGGGCAGATGCAGGGGCGCTCGACTCGCCAGCGAAGATCATCCGCTGCATGCCCCTGTTCGCCGAGCACTTCAGATGGGGGCGCCAGGAGGATGCGCATGAGTTCCTCCGCTATGTTGTAGACGCCTGTCACACTGCTGGTCTCCGCCTGCGCAAGCGGCTACCTGCGGCAGTTGCCAATGGAAACTGTGGTGAGGAGGAGGGCCGGGGGCAGGGTATGTGTATGATTATGAGGGAGACATTTGGTGGGGCACTGCTTAGCCAGGTGAAGTGTCTTGTGTGCAAGGGAGAGTCAAACAAGACAGACGAGATAATGGATATCAGTCTCGATCTACCTGGGAGCAGTTCTGTTGGTGATGCCCTTGCCTGCTTCTTTCAGCCGGAGATCTTGGAGGGTGCAAACAAATATAGTTGCGAAAG GTGCAAAAAGCTCACCTCAGCACGGAAGCAAATGTTTCTACTCAGGGCACCTAAGGTGCTTGTCATACAACTCAAG AGGTTTGAGGGGATAAATGGTGGAAAGATCAACAGGAGTATAGAATTCAAGGAGGCTCTTGTTCTTTCTGACTTCATGTATAATAAAAACCAG GATTCACATCCAGCATATAATCTTTTTGGTTGTATCGTCCACTCGGGGCTCTCCCCTGAGTCTGGTCACTACTATGCGTATGTTAAG GATGCCGTTGGTCGATGGTTTTGTTGTAACGATTCTCATGTCTCCCTATCAAGCTCTCAGAATGTTTTGTCTGAGAAGGTCTATATCCTATTTTATATACTGAATTCGAAAAATCAAAAGCCTAGTCCAAATGGTTGCTCTTCTACTGCAGCTAAACCTTTCAGCACCAATGGAAGTGGCATATCAAGCTCCTCACCTAATGAGACCTTGAAGATACCTTTGGTAAAACAGAATGGTTCATGTTCTACCAAAGGTAATGCCCTGCTGCCCCTGAAGAATGGCAAGATTGCATCAGGTCCACTTATCAAGCCGATTCACTTTAAGAATAGTGGGACAGAGAAAGTTAAGTCAAATGGTAAAGAAAACCTCCCTTCAAAAATGAACCCAGAAGTTAATGAGAGTGCTATACCATCAGAATCAAATGGGTGCAAGACTGGAAAATTTGCGGAACCCAGTAAAAAGGATGCCAATGGTACTATGTCTTGTGGAAAGATTGATGATCATTCAGAAAGAATATTGCAGGATGCAAATGGAAATGGCCACCTGATTCGTTCCCAATATCTTGGCGAGGCCAGTAATGGTAATGCCACATGTGCTCAACAGTATTCTGAGCAGTCATCTGGTGCTGTTACCTCTAAAAGTCCAGTTTCACACCATGAAGAGTCTGCTAAGGTAAAGGATATGGTGAACTCATCCAAGGATAGCATGCACCTGAAACGCCAACATGAAGAAGACAAGTTTAAGGAAGT GCTTGCTGCGTCAGCTTCTTCTGAGCTTCGGCTGTCTGTTTGGGTGGATGATGTCGGTAATTTTATGCGCTCACTAAAGAGACGGCGAATTCAAAACACAGGCATTCCTCAAGATATTGATGCAATGAG GAAGCAGCTAAAATCAGATTCTGAAAGAATATTTAGGTCAAAAGTTCCGGAGTCACTGGTGGAAAGTCTCATTCAGCGCCTTCGATCATACTTTGAGGGCATATATTCGCCGAATGCTTAA
- the LOC120664973 gene encoding outer envelope protein 39, chloroplastic-like gives MGAQQSVNAGKAKVDMHLDLTHMLCEALLLPPLRSSGVALSHIVGRISLKHPSLFGRSEKLDVILDKGINDSNVVVAFRRPRSEWLSQQSFVIQHSMTPEVAVHGFPADNFTRSGSRGINLSRLSFGLELNEPATSNWTSGTSVKFEHIRPVNNQGRSIARDHDGFPLTCSGNLHDNMIILKQESGYADVNDNSFLKVNFQMEQGLPLVPKSLTFNRVKCAVSKGIKLGPTFLVTSLTGGSIVGDMAPYQAFAIGGLGSVRGYGEGAVGSGRLCLVGNCEYTIPLAKHLEGSIFMDCGSDLGSARHVPGNPALRQGKPGFGIGFGYGLHFNTDLGQIRVDYAMNAFSRKTIYFGINSSGGS, from the exons ATGGGAGCTCAGCAGAGCGTCAACGCAGGGAAAG CCAAGGTGGATATGCACCTCGACCTCACCCACATGTTGTGcgaggcgctgctgctgccgcccctCAG GAGCTCAGGCGTCGCGTTATCACATATTGTTGGAAG GATATCACTCAAACACCCAAGCCTCTTTGGGAGAAGCGAGAAGTTGGATGTTATATTGGATAAGGGAATCAATGATTCCAACGTTGTTGTTGCCTTTAGGCGCCCAAGGTCAGAGTGGTTGTCACAGCAATCATTTGTGATTCAG CACTCAATGACACCAGAAGTTGCAGTCCATGGGTTCCCGGCTGATAACTTCACACGATCAGGGAGCAGAGGGATAAACCTTAGCCGGCTGTCATTTGGTTTGGAGCTTAATGAACCAGCAACATCAAACTGGACTTCTGGAACTAGTGTTAAGTTTGAG CATATCCGGCCTGTTAATAATCAGGGCCGCTCCATTGCCAGAGACCACGATGGCTTTCCTCTGACCTGCAG TGGTAACCTCCATGACAACATGATCATATTGAAGCAAGAATCTGGTTATGCAGATGTTAATGATAATAGCTTCTTAAAA GTTAACTTCCAAATGGAACAAGGATTGCCACTTGTACCAAAATCACTGACCTTCAATAGAGTTAAATGTGCAGTTTCAAAGGGCATTAAGTTGGGCCCAACATTTTTGGTTACTAG tctgacaggtgggtccattGTGGGAGACATGGCACCATATCAAGCTTTTGCCATAGGTGGACTTGGTAGCGTCCGAGGCTACGGTGAGGGTGCGGTTGGTTCTGGAAGACTATGTCTAGTTGGTAACTGTGAATATACGATTCCCTTG GCTAAACATCTCGAGGGTTCTATTTTCATGGACTGTGGCAGTGACTTGGGATCTGCTCGTCATGTTCCTG GCAATCCAGCTCTACGGCAAGGGAAACCAGGATTTGGTATTGGATTTGGATATGGACTTCACTTCAACACGGACCTAGGTCAGATCCGTGTCGACTATGCTATGAACGCATTCAGTCGCAAAACCATCTACTTTGGCATCAATAGTAGTGGTGGCTCGTAG
- the LOC120664974 gene encoding protein LURP-one-related 5-like, translated as MGQQQQQVVIVGEEHCGGEDRELTVRKTTLFTPGDGLEAYDHRTGALAFRVETYGRGGACGGGAAAGDLALLDAEGEPVLTVRRRRPSLHNRWDGFLGDGAAARGGGHQKPLFSARRSSILGAGTGAAAVLVDLLAPGAAGEFHVDGSFPRRCCRVVASARAWGGADGGEAEEDVVVAEVRRKVDEDAHVVMGRDVFVLWVRAGFDAAFAMGIVLVLDRITGDKVDGDLGQDPLEATSPA; from the coding sequence atggggcagcagcagcagcaggtggtgatagTCGGGGAGGAGCACTGCGGCGGGGAGGACCGGGAGCTGACGGTGCGGAAGACGACGCTCTTCACGCCGGGGGACGGGCTGGAGGCGTACGACCACCGGACGGGGGCGCTGGCGTTCCGCGTGGAGACCtacgggcgcggcggggcgtgcgggggcggggccgcggcgggggaCCTCGCGCTGCTGGACGCCGAGGGGGAGCCCGTGCtcacggtgcgccgccgccgccccagcctgCACAACCGCTGGGACGGCTTCCTCGgggacggcgccgcggcgcgcgggggcggccACCAGAAGCCCCTCTTCtccgcgcgccgctcctccatCCTCGGGGCCgggaccggcgccgccgccgtcctcgtcgaCCTCCtcgcgcccggcgccgccggggagtTCCACGTCGACGGGTCCTTCCCGCGCCGGTGCTGCCGCGTCGTGGCCTCCGCGAGGGCCTggggcggcgccgacggcggcgaggcggaggaggacgtcgtGGTGGCGGAGGTGCGGCGGAAGGTGGACGAGGACGCGCACGTGGTGATGGGGCGGGACGTGTTCGTGCTCTGGGTGCGCGCCGGCTTCGACGCCGCCTTCGCCATGGGGATCGTGCTCGTGCTCGACCGGATCACCGGGGACAAGGTTGACGGCGATCTAGGACAGGACCCCCTCGAGGCCACCTCGCCGGCGTAA
- the LOC120664975 gene encoding general transcription factor IIF subunit 2-like: protein MGEEAKYLETARADRSVWLMKCPPVVSRAWEAASASASASSSSDAANPNPVVAKVVLSLDLLSNEEPSLQFKMELAQTNTGNTPKSYSLNMFQDFVPMCVFSESNQGKLSCEGKVEHKFDMEPHSDNLVNYGKLCRERTQKYMVKSRQVQVLDNDHGMSMRPMPGMVGLIPSGSREKKKQTPAKPSDVKRTRRDRTEMENIIFKLFERQPNWALKALVQETDQPEQFLKEILNDLCVYNKRGPNQGTHELKPEYKKSTGDTDAA, encoded by the exons ATGGGCGAGGAGGCCAAGTACCTGGAGACGGCGCGGGCCGACCGCTCCGTGTGGCTCATGAAGTGCCCCCCGGTCGTCTCCCGCGCCTGGGAggcagcctccgcctccgcctccgcctcgtcctcctccgacgcCGCCAACCCCAACCCCGTCGTCGCCAAGGTCGTCCTCTCCCTCGACCTGCTCAGCAACGAGGAGCCTTCCCTCCAG TTCAAGATGGAGTTGGCTCAAACTAACACTGGCAATACACCTAAAAGCTACTCTTTAAATATGTTCCAAGATTTcgtgcccatgtgtgttttctCCGAATCTAACCAAG GGAAACTTTCATGTGAAGGAAAAGTTGAGCATAAATTTGACATGGAACCTCACAGTGATAATTTGGTGAACTATGGAAAGTTATGCCGTGAAAGAACACAGAAATACATGGTTAAATCTAGACAAGTGCAG GTACTTGACAATGACCACGGCATGAGCATGAGACCAATGCCTGGCATGGTTGGTTTAATACCTTCTGGTTCAAGG gagaagaagaagcaaaCACCAGCCAAACCATCTGATGTCAAAAGAACTCGTAGGGATCGCACGGAAATGGAAAATATTATATTCAAGCTTTTTGAAAGGCAGCCTAATTGGGCATTAAAGGCACTAGTGCAAGAAACTGACCAGCCGGAG CAATTCCTGAAGGAGATACTGAATGATCTCTGCGTGTACAACAAACGAGGACCGAACCAGGGGACGCATGAGCTCAAGCCTGAATACAAGAAGTCCACAGGCGATACTGATGCTGCTTGA
- the LOC120664977 gene encoding single-stranded DNA-binding protein, mitochondrial-like has translation MSNASTRLLKGLRRVLEQQKISAVFCRRSQAWSSTVSFSDLDEKGDMDFDNDYTDSKRELQPQSVDPKKGWGFRGVHRAIICGKVGQVPVQKILRNGRTVTVFTVGTGGMFDQRVIGPEDLPKPAQWHRIAVHNDHLGAYAVQKLVKNSAVYVEGDIETRVYNDSINDQVRNIPEICVRRDGKICLVKSGDSAANISLDELREELF, from the exons ATGAGTAATGCCAGCACTAGATTGCTGAAAGGCTTGAGGAGGGTCTTAGAACAGCAAAAGATTTCAGCCG TTTTCTGCAGACGATCTCAAGCTTGGAGTTCTACTGTCTCTTTTTCTGACCTTGATGAGAAGGGTGATATGGACTTTGACAATGATTATACCGATTCAAAGAGAGAGTTACAGCCCCAGAGCGTAGATCCCAAAAAGGGTTGGGGATTCCGCGGTGTACACAGG GCTATTATCTGCGGCAAAGTTGGACAAGTgcctgtgcaaaaaattttaaggAATGGGCGTACAGTAACTGTTTTTACCGTTGGAACTGGTGGCATGTTTGACCAGAGGGTAATTGGGCCTGAGGATTTACCAAAGCCAGCTCAGTGGCATCGAATAGCTGTTCATAATGACCACCTAGGTGCTTATGCTGTTCAGAAGCTGGTGAAGAA TTCTGCAGTCTATGTTGAGGGTGATATTGAAACCAGGGTCTACAATGACAGCATTAATGATCAAGTCAGAAACATACCTGAGATATGCGTACGGCGCGATG GCAAGATTTGTCTGGTTAAATCAGGGGACAGTGCTGCTAACATATCATTAGATGAACTCA GAGAAGAGCTGTTCTAG